From Brienomyrus brachyistius isolate T26 chromosome 18, BBRACH_0.4, whole genome shotgun sequence, one genomic window encodes:
- the LOC125712777 gene encoding cornifelin homolog B-like, translated as MATKIVFEQPQPVMERFDSPEWSSGICDCCQDKADCCFAFWCLPCYACRTARTHGECLCLPLLDVCGIVPPITYAMRVSVRRHYGIRDTMCNDCLYATCCGPCTWCQISREMKARFRPITLINARVKQ; from the exons ATGGCAACGAAGATCGTCTTTGAGCAGCCCCAGCCAGTGATGGAAAGATTTGACTCCCCTGAATGGAGCTCTGggatctgtgactgctgtcagGACAAGGCTGATT GCTGCTTTGCTTTCTGGTGCTTGCCCTGCTATGCCTGCCGGACTGCCAGGACCCACGGCGAGTGTCTGTGCTTGCCATTACTCGATGTCTGTGGAATAGTGCCTCCCATCACCTATGCAATGCGGGTCTCTGTGCGGCGGCACTATGGCATCAGG GACACCATGTGTAATGACTGCTTATATGCCACTTGCTGTGGTCCCTGCACCTGGTGCCAGATATCAAGAGAGATGAAAGCGCGATTCCGACCGATCACCCTCATCAACGCCAGAGTTAAACAATGA